Proteins co-encoded in one Arthrobacter alpinus genomic window:
- the hutG gene encoding formimidoylglutamase has product MNFSSLAVDVPPTSWTGRNDGDSPAHRRWWQTVSTSAAPAHDASMDAALPGPAALIGFRSDAGVARNLGRTGAASSPAAIRSALGSMAFHGSRSVADAGDMVVIGDELEAGQARLGAALTSMLDDGYLTVVLGGGHETAFASYLGVAGTAAVANGARLGVLNLDAHFDLRDAPAPSSGTPFRQMAHAEVAAGRELNYAVVGISEPNNTGALFETAHELDVKYLLDEDCSAERTHAFVDSFLETVDIVYLTIDLDVLPAAVAPGVSAPAAYGVPLPVIVAVCRQVAASGKLFHFDVAELNPEFDIDNRTAKVAARLIDTLLR; this is encoded by the coding sequence ATGAACTTTTCTTCACTTGCCGTTGATGTGCCGCCCACCTCGTGGACTGGAAGGAACGACGGCGACTCCCCCGCCCACCGTCGCTGGTGGCAGACGGTGTCCACATCAGCGGCCCCTGCCCACGATGCTTCCATGGATGCCGCACTCCCTGGGCCGGCCGCGTTGATCGGCTTCCGCTCCGACGCCGGCGTAGCCCGCAACCTGGGGCGTACCGGAGCCGCCAGTAGCCCAGCCGCGATCCGCTCGGCTTTGGGATCGATGGCATTCCATGGGAGCCGCTCGGTGGCCGATGCCGGGGACATGGTGGTCATTGGAGACGAGCTGGAGGCCGGCCAGGCCCGTTTGGGCGCTGCCCTGACGTCCATGCTCGACGACGGATATCTCACCGTGGTCTTGGGTGGTGGCCACGAAACCGCTTTTGCCAGCTATCTGGGTGTGGCCGGAACCGCGGCGGTGGCCAACGGTGCGCGGCTGGGTGTGCTGAACCTGGACGCGCACTTTGACCTGCGTGACGCGCCGGCACCCAGCTCGGGCACGCCGTTTCGTCAGATGGCCCACGCGGAAGTCGCCGCTGGCCGGGAACTGAATTACGCCGTCGTCGGTATCAGCGAGCCTAACAACACGGGCGCTCTCTTCGAGACGGCGCATGAGCTGGATGTGAAGTACTTGCTGGATGAGGACTGCTCGGCGGAACGCACGCACGCGTTTGTGGACTCGTTCCTGGAGACCGTGGACATCGTGTACCTGACCATTGATCTGGACGTGCTGCCAGCCGCCGTGGCCCCGGGAGTCAGCGCCCCCGCCGCCTACGGCGTGCCGCTACCGGTTATCGTGGCCGTGTGCCGCCAAGTGGCCGCGAGTGGGAAGCTCTTCCACTTCGACGTCGCGGAACTGAACCCGGAGTTCGACATCGACAACCGCACAGCCAAAGTAGCGGCCCGCCTCATCGACACCCTGCTGCGGTAA
- a CDS encoding amino acid ABC transporter ATP-binding protein: MSGTPMVLADRVSKSFGSNKVLRSISLTVQPGEVLCLVGPSGSGKSTFLRCINHLERVDAGRLSVNGQLVGYRQKGEKLYELRPKEASFQRREIGMVFQRFNLFPHLTALENIIQAPMRVKGIPKAKAIKRAIELMERVGLGDKVDHYPAHLSGGQQQRVAIARALAMDPKLMLFDEPTSALDPELVGEVLDVMKELASTGMTMIVVTHEMGFAREVADSLVFMDGGVVVESGNPREVLANPQHERTRAFLSKVL, from the coding sequence ATGAGCGGCACACCCATGGTGCTCGCGGACCGCGTGTCCAAGAGTTTCGGCTCAAACAAGGTCCTCAGAAGCATCAGCCTGACAGTCCAGCCCGGTGAGGTGCTGTGCCTGGTGGGGCCCAGTGGTTCGGGTAAGTCGACGTTCCTGCGCTGCATCAACCACCTAGAACGTGTAGACGCGGGCCGGCTTTCCGTCAACGGGCAGCTTGTTGGATACCGACAGAAGGGCGAAAAGCTCTATGAACTCAGGCCCAAGGAAGCGTCCTTCCAACGCCGAGAAATTGGCATGGTGTTCCAGCGCTTCAATCTCTTTCCCCACCTGACGGCCTTGGAGAACATCATCCAGGCGCCCATGAGGGTCAAGGGAATTCCGAAGGCGAAGGCGATCAAACGCGCCATCGAGCTGATGGAACGCGTGGGCCTCGGCGACAAGGTAGACCACTACCCCGCCCACTTGTCCGGTGGTCAGCAGCAGCGGGTGGCCATCGCTCGAGCGTTGGCGATGGATCCCAAACTGATGCTTTTTGACGAGCCGACGAGCGCACTCGATCCCGAATTGGTGGGGGAAGTGCTAGACGTCATGAAGGAACTGGCTAGTACCGGGATGACCATGATCGTGGTGACGCACGAGATGGGTTTCGCCCGGGAGGTGGCCGATTCGCTCGTCTTCATGGATGGAGGCGTCGTAGTGGAATCCGGGAACCCTCGTGAGGTGCTTGCCAACCCGCAGCATGAACGGACCCGGGCATTCCTGTCCAAGGTGCTCTGA
- a CDS encoding ABC transporter ATP-binding protein: MARKAKDAKSLKQAPEMDALDEELVPEYKPSEADGDMFGGTPAKKAEHFWPSVKRLVGLLRPERFMFSVVIALVTASVVLTVIAPKVLGKAMDVIFNGVIGSQLPAGVPLETIIAGMRAEGNNQMADMLAKTNLVPGVGIDFSQLSRYIIFVLALYMVASTLMWLQGYLLNALVMRVVFRLREDIERKLNRLPLGYFDTRQRGDLMSRVTNDVDNIQAALQQAFSQLVQSALTVIGIGVMMFIVSWQLALIALIALPLSAIIAGVIGTRSQKLFAAQWKHTGSLNGHIEETFSGLELVRAYGRDEEMLAEFDERNDHLFKAAFGAQFVSGMIMPAMQFVSYLSYVLVAVVGGLRVATGQMTLGDATAFIQYSREFSQPIGEMAGIANMIQSGVASAERTFEILDAEEQEEEQDSALLPAQTDGHVRFENVSFSYSPDTPLIRDVSFTVQPGQTVAIVGPTGAGKTTLVNLVMRFYELTGGRIMLDGVDTRELSREQVRAQVGMVLQDAWLFEGTIRENIRYGRLDATDEEIVAAAEATMVDRFVRQLPAGYDTIIDADGGTVSAGERQLLTIARAFIAKPSLLILDEATSSVDTRTELLVQHAMAALRTDRTSFVIAHRLSTIRDAHTILVMEDGDIVEHGNHEELLKRRGAYYDLYMTQFQGGHGLEDELAAEVH; this comes from the coding sequence ATGGCGCGCAAAGCAAAGGACGCGAAGTCCTTGAAGCAGGCGCCGGAGATGGACGCGCTGGACGAAGAGCTGGTCCCCGAGTACAAGCCCAGCGAGGCTGACGGGGACATGTTTGGTGGCACGCCCGCCAAGAAAGCCGAGCACTTCTGGCCGTCAGTGAAGCGGCTCGTGGGGTTGCTGCGCCCCGAGCGGTTCATGTTCTCTGTGGTCATTGCCCTGGTAACAGCCTCCGTGGTGCTGACAGTCATTGCCCCGAAGGTTCTGGGTAAGGCCATGGACGTCATCTTCAACGGCGTCATCGGCTCGCAGCTGCCCGCTGGTGTCCCGCTCGAGACGATCATTGCCGGCATGCGCGCCGAGGGTAACAACCAAATGGCGGACATGCTCGCCAAAACCAACCTTGTGCCCGGCGTTGGGATCGACTTTTCCCAACTGAGCCGGTACATCATCTTTGTGCTGGCACTGTATATGGTGGCCTCAACGCTCATGTGGCTACAGGGCTACCTGCTCAACGCCCTCGTGATGCGTGTGGTGTTCCGCTTGCGCGAGGACATTGAGCGCAAACTCAACCGCCTGCCACTGGGCTACTTTGACACCCGGCAGCGCGGAGATTTGATGTCCCGGGTGACCAACGACGTCGACAACATCCAGGCAGCGTTGCAGCAGGCGTTCTCGCAGCTGGTGCAATCCGCGCTGACTGTCATTGGCATCGGTGTCATGATGTTCATTGTCTCGTGGCAGCTGGCGCTCATCGCCTTGATCGCCCTGCCGCTGTCTGCCATCATTGCCGGTGTCATTGGCACGCGCTCGCAGAAGCTCTTCGCCGCCCAGTGGAAGCACACGGGCTCACTTAACGGACACATTGAGGAGACCTTCTCCGGCCTGGAGCTGGTCCGTGCCTATGGCCGCGACGAGGAAATGCTGGCCGAGTTCGACGAGCGCAATGATCACCTGTTCAAGGCAGCCTTCGGGGCACAGTTTGTCTCCGGCATGATCATGCCGGCCATGCAGTTCGTCTCCTACCTCTCCTACGTGCTGGTCGCCGTCGTGGGCGGGTTGCGCGTGGCCACTGGGCAGATGACGCTCGGCGACGCCACCGCCTTCATCCAGTACTCGCGTGAGTTCTCCCAGCCCATTGGCGAGATGGCTGGCATTGCGAACATGATCCAGTCGGGTGTGGCTTCCGCCGAGCGAACGTTTGAAATTCTCGACGCGGAAGAACAGGAAGAGGAGCAGGATTCGGCGCTGCTGCCCGCACAGACTGACGGGCACGTGCGCTTTGAAAACGTCTCCTTCAGCTACTCGCCTGACACCCCGCTGATCCGGGATGTCTCCTTCACGGTGCAACCGGGCCAGACCGTGGCCATCGTGGGCCCCACCGGTGCTGGCAAGACCACACTGGTGAACCTCGTGATGCGCTTCTACGAGCTCACGGGAGGGCGGATCATGCTCGACGGCGTGGACACCCGTGAGCTGTCCCGGGAGCAGGTGCGTGCCCAAGTTGGCATGGTGCTCCAGGATGCTTGGCTCTTTGAGGGAACCATCCGGGAGAACATCCGCTACGGGCGTCTGGACGCCACCGACGAGGAGATTGTTGCCGCCGCCGAGGCCACCATGGTGGACAGGTTCGTCCGCCAGCTGCCTGCCGGCTATGACACCATCATTGACGCCGACGGTGGCACTGTCTCTGCTGGCGAACGCCAGCTGCTCACCATTGCCCGCGCGTTCATCGCGAAGCCGTCGCTGCTGATTCTGGACGAGGCCACATCCTCCGTGGACACCCGCACCGAACTCCTGGTCCAGCACGCCATGGCGGCACTGCGCACGGACCGGACCTCATTCGTGATCGCCCACCGCCTCTCCACCATCCGCGACGCCCACACCATCCTGGTCATGGAGGACGGCGACATCGTGGAACACGGCAACCATGAGGAACTGCTCAAACGCCGCGGCGCCTACTACGACCTCTACATGACGCAGTTCCAAGGCGGCCACGGACTAGAAGACGAGCTCGCCGCAGAGGTTCACTAG
- a CDS encoding amino acid ABC transporter permease, with the protein MAAAENEPLAADQEGEAIKAIPLRHPWRVLIAALLVLMLAVFVIDAGQREEFGWANVSKYIFDKRISQAALVTLQLTIYAMVIAIALGLLLAIMRLSPNPVVKSVAWLYIWIFRGTPVYVQLVFWGIVGLIYPVLTIGVPFMTPWISFQNDILTNLFVTAVIGLALNEAAYMSEIVRAGLLSVDEGQEEASRALAMSWGQTMRVVVVPQAMRIIIPPTGNEVISMLKTTSLVAAIPLSIDLYGVSRGISAVTFTPVPLLIVASLWYLLFTSILMVGQHFIEKRFARGSGQRKAEKSLHLRGPRPAAGDITNIRVNSKSEDKQ; encoded by the coding sequence ATGGCAGCGGCGGAGAATGAACCGCTTGCTGCCGATCAGGAGGGTGAAGCCATCAAGGCCATCCCGCTGCGCCACCCGTGGAGAGTCCTCATTGCTGCTCTCCTGGTCTTGATGCTGGCCGTATTTGTCATCGATGCTGGACAGCGTGAGGAATTCGGCTGGGCCAATGTCAGTAAATACATTTTTGACAAGAGGATCAGCCAGGCTGCGTTGGTCACGCTGCAACTGACGATCTATGCCATGGTCATTGCCATCGCCCTGGGCCTGTTGCTGGCCATCATGCGGCTTTCTCCGAACCCTGTGGTCAAAAGCGTCGCGTGGCTGTACATCTGGATCTTTCGCGGGACGCCGGTCTATGTTCAGCTGGTGTTCTGGGGAATCGTTGGACTGATTTATCCGGTGCTCACCATCGGGGTGCCGTTCATGACACCGTGGATCTCTTTTCAGAACGACATATTGACCAACCTATTCGTCACAGCGGTCATCGGTCTCGCGCTCAACGAGGCCGCCTACATGTCTGAAATTGTCCGTGCCGGCCTACTTTCCGTCGATGAGGGTCAAGAGGAAGCATCGCGAGCCTTGGCGATGTCGTGGGGCCAGACGATGCGTGTTGTGGTGGTGCCGCAGGCGATGCGCATCATCATTCCGCCCACCGGCAACGAGGTCATCTCCATGCTCAAGACCACATCGCTCGTCGCGGCCATCCCGCTGAGCATCGACCTGTACGGGGTGTCACGCGGCATCTCAGCCGTGACGTTTACGCCGGTGCCGCTGTTGATTGTGGCCTCGCTCTGGTACTTGCTGTTCACCTCGATATTGATGGTTGGTCAGCACTTCATTGAAAAGCGGTTTGCCCGCGGGTCCGGCCAGCGGAAGGCGGAAAAATCGCTCCATCTGCGCGGGCCGCGGCCAGCTGCGGGGGACATTACGAACATTAGAGTGAACAGCAAATCGGAGGACAAGCAATGA
- a CDS encoding ABC transporter substrate-binding protein, with the protein MRRTYAFPAIVAVAALMLTGCVDNSDSTPGGGSSSSPADGATIKKNEAIAAELPEKIKSSGVLNVGMANNYPPNEFKDANGEPAGWSVDLTNALGQVLGLKVNFDIGTFDNILPSINGGKDDMGMSSFTDTVEREKQVDFVNYYSAGIQWASQTGKAVDPNNACGLKVAVQATTYEDTHEVPAKSKACTDAGKPAIEIFKYDAQDQATNALIVGQVDAMSADSPVTLYAISKTEKKLQTAGDAFEVAPYGIPVAKGSAFTPVLQKAIQSLIDDGSYTKILKKWGVESGGVETAAINVAAKG; encoded by the coding sequence ATGCGCCGCACTTACGCATTTCCCGCCATCGTTGCCGTAGCCGCACTCATGCTGACCGGCTGCGTTGACAACAGTGATTCCACGCCAGGTGGCGGTAGCTCGTCGTCCCCGGCTGACGGTGCGACGATCAAGAAGAACGAAGCAATCGCAGCGGAGCTGCCGGAAAAGATCAAGAGCTCCGGTGTCCTCAATGTGGGAATGGCCAACAACTACCCGCCCAACGAGTTCAAGGACGCCAACGGGGAACCCGCAGGGTGGTCGGTGGATTTGACGAATGCGCTGGGCCAAGTATTGGGTCTGAAGGTCAATTTCGACATTGGCACGTTTGACAACATCCTGCCGTCGATCAACGGCGGCAAGGATGACATGGGCATGTCATCCTTCACGGACACCGTCGAGCGCGAAAAGCAGGTCGACTTCGTCAACTACTACTCGGCCGGCATCCAGTGGGCATCGCAGACCGGCAAGGCCGTAGATCCCAACAACGCCTGCGGCCTTAAGGTAGCGGTGCAGGCCACCACCTACGAGGACACGCACGAGGTCCCCGCCAAGTCCAAGGCCTGCACGGACGCAGGGAAGCCCGCCATCGAAATATTCAAGTATGACGCGCAGGACCAGGCAACTAATGCCCTAATCGTGGGACAGGTTGACGCCATGAGCGCCGACTCGCCTGTCACCTTGTACGCGATCTCGAAGACGGAGAAGAAGCTTCAAACGGCCGGTGACGCCTTCGAAGTGGCCCCTTACGGTATCCCCGTGGCCAAGGGCTCCGCCTTCACGCCGGTCCTGCAGAAGGCCATCCAGTCCCTCATCGACGACGGTTCCTACACCAAGATCCTTAAGAAGTGGGGCGTGGAAAGCGGTGGCGTGGAGACGGCCGCCATCAATGTAGCTGCGAAGGGTTAG